GATCGGCTTGCCTGCACTCGCGAAAGGATCACCAAACGGATCGTAGTCATTATTTCGTTGACCGGATGGTTTGTTACCGCCACCCATGCCTGGTCCTGGATCGTATCCTGGATTGTCTCCGCCGGATTCATTACCTCGACCGCCCAAAAATTGAACGTTCTCCGCAACGACTTCCGTCACGTATACCTTTTTACCTTCTTTATTATCATAGGAGCGTGTTTGCATACGTCCTTCGATGGCTGCTTGTCTACCTTTACGCAAATAGCTTGCGCACAGGTCGGCAAGTTTTTGCCAAGCGACAATGTTAATGAAGTCCGTTTCTCTCTCTCCCGCTTGATTGGTGCGGGGACGATTAACGGCCACAGTAAAAGTGGCAACGGCAACGCCATTTGGCGTGTAGCGAAGTTCAGGATCTTTCGTCAGGTTGCCGATGAGAATGACTTTATTCATCTTGGTTCCCCCTCTGATCGCGACAATGATTACTTCTCATCACGAACAAACATAAAGCGGATTACATCGTCATTGATTTTCATCAGACGCTCAGCTTCCGCAACAGCATCGGAGTTCGCTTTGAAGTTCATCAAAACGTAGTAACCTTCACGGAACTTGTTGATCTCGTACGCAAGACGACGTTTACCCATTTCTTGAAGCTTAGAGATTTCGCCACCATAGTTAGTTACAACATCGCTGTAACGAGCTACATTGGATTTTACTTTCTCTTCTTCAAGGTCTGGACGCAATACATACATTACTTCGTATTGGCGCATACCTTTTCACCTCCTTATGGACTTTAGCGGCCCTGTTCGGGCAAGGAGCGAGTGCTAAAACGAAACGCACAAAACATGCACTCCATAAATACTCGCATTATCGTATTATAACAAACCGCCTAGTTCGAATCAAGAATTTCGTACTAAACATTGAAACGGAAATGCATAACATCTCCATCTGCCACTACGTACTCTTTCCCTTCAAGACGGTACTTCCCACGTTCTCTCGCTACTGCCACGGAACCAGCATCTACCAGATGATCATAAGCAATCACTTCCGCACGAATGAATCCGCGCTCGAAATCGGTATGAATCACGCCTGCCGCTCCTGGAGCCTTTGTACCCTGACGGATGGTCCATGCGCGAACTTCTTGTACACCTGCAGTGAAATAAGTTACTAATCCCAACAGTTTGTAAGCAGCACGAATCAAGCGATCGAGACCGGACTCAGTAAGACCGAGCTCTTCCAAGAACATCTCTTTGTCTTCGCCCTCGAGTTCAGCGATTTCCGCCTCTACTTTCGCGCTGATGACAACCACTTCTGCACCTTCACTCGCTGCATGTTGGCGTACTGTCTGCACATGCGGGTTGTTGTCTGCATCGTTAATGCCGTCTTCCGCTACGTTGCACACGTACAGCATTGGCTTGATTGTCAGCAGATGCAAATCGCGAATCCATTTGCGCTCTTCGTCATCGAGTTCAACACTGCGAGCAGATTGACCCTCTTCAAATGCTGCTTTCAATTTTTCCAGCACGTCCAGCTCTTGCTTGGATTCTTTGTCGCCGGATTTCACTTTGCGTGCAATACGATCAATACGACGATCAACAGAGTCCAGGTCAGCAAAAATCAGCTCCAGGTTGATTGTCTCGATATCGCTCAAAGGATCGACACGACCTGCTACGTGCGTGATGTTCTCATCTTCAAAGCAACGAACAACATGGGCAATCGCGTCTACTTCACGGATGTGACCCAGGAACTGGTTGCCAAGTCCTTCACCTCTGCTCGCGCCTTTTACCAAGCCTGCAATGTCTACGAATTCAAACGCAGTTGGAACTACCTTGTTCGGTACAACGATTTGTGTCAGCTTTTCCAGACGCTCGTCTGGCACCTCCACGATCCCTACGTTCGGGTCAATCGTACAGAACGGGTAGTTAGCCGATTCAGCGCCCGCTTGTGTAATGGCATTAAACAATGTCGATTTTCCTACGTTAGGAAGACCTACAATCCCGCATGATGCACCCATCTATATACACTCCCTTATCATCATCCTGATATCCTTTTAAGTATATAGATTTGGTTTTCAGATTACAATTGTCTCCTTGTGGAAGCTTTTTTTTACTTGCCTCATCCTGCCTCTTAATCATAGCTCCATGTGGTGGGACAAAAAAAGAAATGATAGACTAGACAAACAGAATCTGTTTGCTACGGTAAAAGGAAAGGTAACGAGGTGACTAAAAAATGAAGCTCTTACTCCTTGGTGCCACTGGTCGCGTAGGAAGCCATATCCTCGACTATGCATTAAAAGATGGGCATGAAATAACTGCTCTCGTTCGCTCGGCAGACAAGCTTCTTCATCTGGCTGCTGAAAATCTTCGTGTTCTGACCGGAAACGTCCTCGATCAAAAGGATGTTGCATCAGCCATGCGTGGAGTCGACGCGGTCATTAGCGCGCTCGGGACAGACAAGGCAACGACGTTATCCGAAGGAACTCCCTATATTATTGAAGCAATGAGGCGAGAAGGCGTTTCACGCATTATTACGGTGGGCACCGCCGGCATCTTGCAAAGCAGAGTTTCTCCTGACCTGCTCCGCTATCAATCCAGTGAGTCCAGACAAAAATTGACGCGTGCTGCCGAGGAACATCACAAGGCATACTCGCTCTTGGAACAGTCCGAGCTCGATTGGACTATTGTTTGCCCGACCTATTTGCCTGATGGCGAGTATACAGGCACTTACCGGGTCGAGGCTCACCAGTTGCCTGTAGATGGGATGCAAATTTCCGTGCCAGATACGGCGGAGTTTACGTATCAGCAGCTCTCTCGTTCCGAGTACATTCGGGCGCGAGTAGGCATTGCCTATTGATACATACAAAAAAACAGGCTCCTCTCCGTAATGGAAGGGAGCCTGTTTTGCTGCTATTGCTTCTTTACTTCTCGTTTACCAGCTTTTCCAGCTCATTCAATGTCTCTTCAAAGATTTCCATCGCTTGCTCGATTGGCTGGGACGTGGACATGTCCACACCTGCTGCTTTCAGCACCTCGATAGGCGGAGCAGAGTTACCCGCTTCGAGGAAGTTTTTACGAACTCGATCCACAGCTGGCTGACCTTCATCCATGATTTGCTTCGCTAATGCTTGTGCAGCGGCAAAGCTCGTCGAGTATTGATAAACGTAGTATTTATAGTTGTAGAAATGGCTCACACGTGCCCATTCCATACCGATTTCCTCATCGGAAACCATGTCTTTTCCGTAGTACTTCTTGTTGATGTCGAGGTAGATCTTCTTGATCGCTTCCGCATTCAGAGATTCTCCCGCTTGCTCCTTCTCGTGAATCGCTCTCTCAAACTCCGCGAACTGCGTCTGACGGAACAGCGTGGAACGGAAGTTTTCCAGATAGTGATTCAAGAGATACATCTTCTCTTCTTTCGTCTTCGCCTTCGCGTACATGCTCTTGAACAGCAGAGTTTCATTCATGGTAGAAGCCACTTCTGCCGTGAAGGTTGGGTAGTTGGACGAAATATAAGGTTGATTTTTGTTCGTATAATACGACTGCATGGCGTGTCCCATCTCATGAGCGATGGTGTACACATCATCGAGCGTACCTTGGTGGTTCAACAGTACATATGGATGTGTATCATAAGCACCCCATTGGTAGGCACCCGTGCGCTTGTCATCGGTGGAATAGACATCTACCCATCCGCCATCCAGGCCGTCAGACATTGCCTTCACATAGTCATCACCCATTACTCCCAAACCATTAACGACGATTTTCTTTCCTTCGTCGAAGGAAATATATTTGTCATCAGATGGAACGATCGGCACGTAAATGTCGTACATGTGCAATTCCTTCACGCCAAGCATTTTCTTTTTCAAAGAAATGTAGCGATGCAGCAATGGCAGATTATCATTCACCGTGTCAATCAGCTCATCATACACCTTCGTCGGTACGTTGTTCGGTGTTAGGCTTGCTTCCAGCGCAGAATCGTAATTGCGTACCGCTGCGTAGAAATTATCGCCCTTTACTTTGGCAGCCAATGTTGATGCAAACGAGTCTTGGAAATCGATCAGAGCCCCATAATAGGCCTTGAACGCTTCTCTGCGCACATTTTGATCTTTGCTTTCCATGTAGGAAATGAAATTGGCACGAGTTAACTGAACTTCCTTGCCTGTCTCATCTTTGATTTTAGGGAACCTCACGTCTTTGGACAGCATGCTGTAAATGTTGGTCGGTGCACCTCCCAAAGGAGACGATTTCGCCAAGAGCTGCTCCATATCCGCAGAGAGTGAGTACGGCTTCGTTCTTAGCATGTCCTCGATAAACAGTTTGTAAGGCTCAAGCTCCTTTTTAGACAGCAAGCTCTTTATTTTACCATCTGGAATCGCAACAATTTCAGGCTGTACCCATGAAGTTTTTTCTGTGACAAGTGTGGACATTTTCTCAGCGCGGTCTCCCAGCTTTTGCAGATCAGGATTCGCGGAGTTTACATCGAGAGACATGTTCGCGTACACGTATGCTTTGTCATTTAAGCGCATCAACTCAACATAGTCATCGAATGCCGCCTGCATCGTAGCAGAAGATGTACCCAGCTTGCCTTTGTGTTTTGTGAAAGCGTTTGCCAAAGATTCAACCTTTGCAACATCCTTTTCCCATTCCTTAACAGTCGGATAAATATCATCCAGCTTCCACTTGTACGCATCTGGGATCTCAGCGCGAGTTTGATAAGAAGGCTTTTCAGCAGCAAGAGCTACCGCCTGCGTGCTGTAAGGAATAAATGGTACGGATACTGTCGACAATGCAATGGCCAAAGCCGTAACTGATGCAAATACTTGCTTCTTCAAATCTCAATCGCCCCTTTTCTTCTATCTATTTTTGCCAAAATTATAAGTGTGTAATTATATTTTCACCTGCCAAATTCCTTCTTACTAATAAAAATTTTTAAAATATTCGATAATTACCGTCGATTTATCCAGAGAAAATCCTCTTTTGTGGATAAGTCTGTGGATAAGTATTTACTAACAACTTTTTGTCTCCCACATCGTCTGCAGACACTCCTTTTCTTCGCAAAAAGTTGTCCACATTTTCTGTGGATATGCTGTGCATAACTTATTTTCTTGGAACCAGGGCATCCGCCTATACCCCGTTGTGGGTTTCTACATAGCATGAGTATTGAAACTACGGTAGGAGGTGTTAGCAAGTGGGTATCTTTAACGGTTTCGACGATTTCGCGCTGATCTTGGTTCTGTTCATCCTTCTCGTTATCGTAGGTTGTGACTGCAACTAACCTACTCCGCTGCCATCCAGCCTATCTGAAGGTAAGCTTGCATCCTCAGCAGCCTTACCTTCTCTAATTCCACATAGATCATAGCCAAGGCAATGCAGCCTAGGGATAATGATCAGTCATAACCTAAGTACCATCACCGGGAGATACATTTGATCGTACAAAAGGAAAAAGGATGCGCCTCTAAATTGGCTGCATCCTTTTTTTTACCCACATGCTTGAATTACTTCGATCCGGTCTGAAAAGTTATCCACTGCGCTTGATTTAAATTACCTGCTGTGTCCTTAACCAAGCCCGCAATGAGACTTACCTGATATCTCGTATGTGGCTGCCATTTTCCTTTTGGCTTCACAGACAACATCCGCTTACTTTTGTTCCATGTAATTGTGTGCGGAACGACAGTCCCTTTTTCATCTGTTACACGAACTAATGGCCCGGCCGTTTTGCTGGATAGGGCTCCACCATCAACCAAAGTAATCTCTTCTGCAAACTGGAGTGTCACTTTATCCTGGAGCTTTACATTTTTAGCTCCGTGACCAGGCAATATGACTGCTTGTGGAGCGATATTATCCACAGGTTTTTTCGTTTGAAACGTGCTAGCCAGCTCTGGATTCAAATTGCCTCGCTGATCCTTCACTTTTTTGGCCAGCAAGCTAACTCGATAGGACGCCCCTGCTTCCAGATTTCCTTCCGGATCAATTGTCATGCTTCGATCTGTTTTGTTCCATTTCGCCGTAAAACGAACCTTCTTTTTTTTCGCGTCCGTGAGTGAAATAATCGAGAGACCAGACTTGTCGGAGAGCTCTTGCCCATTTTTTAACGAAACCGGCCCCGAAAACGTCAGTGTAATGATTTGATTCGGGTCTATTTCCGCCGATTTGTCAGCCGGGGATATTCTCACTCCCCATTCGTTTGCCGACTTTGCCCACACTCCCTGTGATGGAAGTAGGAAAAGCGCAAGCACTACTACCCATTGCAACCACCGAACACTCATCTTTTTCATCGAACCCCTCCCGTCTAAAACGACAAAGCCGCTCCGTGAAGCATATAAGTGCGTCGCTTCATCGTTTACAGGCATTGTAGAAAAAGACAGAGGGGTTGATCAAAGAAATATGGTTTATGCTTGCGGTTCTTCCTCCGCGCGAATCAGTATCTTTTTCAGCTTGCGTTCAAATTCTAGTCGTCCAATCATCACACTATGATCGCAACCCGTACATTTGATTCGCACATCCATGCCCATGCGTATGACCTTCCACGCATTCGTGCCACATGGATGCGGCTTTTTCATCTGTACGACATCCCCCAGTCCAAATTGCTTGCGTTCCATATCTCTTTCTCCTCTCTACACTGTTCCCTTTCCAGACACCGCGACGATTTTTGGATACGGAATTTGAATGCCTCGGTTGGTTAATTCCGTTCTGATCTTCGCACGCAAATTTCGATTGACTCCGTGATGTGTGTTCGGCTTACACTCAGCCGTAACCCGGATGATGACTTCAGAAGGCCCCAGTGCATGTACTCCCAAAATCTGTGGCTCAGCTACGATATCCGTCAATTCTGTCTGAGCCGATGCCAATACTTCTTTGAGCACAGACTCAACTTGATTCAGATCTTCTTCATATGCTACAGATACGTCGACAACGGCTAACGTATTTTGCAATGAAAAGTTGGTCACTTGATTAATCGTGCCGTTTGGAAAGATGTGTACCTCACCCGTCCAGCTTCGCACCTTTGTAATGCGCAGACCAATCTCCTGCACCGTGCCTGTCAAGTTGTTGATCGTTACAACGTCTCCAACAGCAAATTGATCCTCAAAAATAATGAAAAATCCCGTAATAATATCACGCACGAGACTTTGCGCCCCGAAACCAACTGCCAGTCCCAGTACCCCTGCGCTTACCAAAACGGGGCGCAAATCAATGCCCAACAGCTGCAAGATCATGAGAATCGCCAAAAAGTAAATGCCGTACTGAACGATATGGTTGACGAGCACCCGCATAGTGTCCACTCGGCGTTGATCCATTTGAATCTTGCTTCCGTGGCGATGCTGGAACACTTTATTTACGCCCGATTGCACAACAGAAACGACGATTCGCGATAACAGGATGATCGCGACTATTTTCAGTACAGCCATCCCTATATTTACCCACATATCTGCATCTGTCATATACGCATGTACCTGGGCATAAATCCTTTCAAAGAAACCAGCTTGCTTCATTCCTCCCGCTCCTTCTGCTCCCCGCTTTCGTCCACCTCGCTATACTGGCCGAAAAACTGACGGAAGTATCCTCGTATTACCACCTGCTGTTCCATCATGATCGCTTTCGCTCGTAAGTAATCCGACAGTGGGAACTCAATGGAAAGGGCACAGCCTGCCGTTATTTCTTTTGGCGTTGGTCTTGTATCGATCTCAATATCTTCGTACTCCAGCAGCATTTCTGCCCGCAAGGCTTGCTGCGTGGAATCAAATGCGATCAGTACTGTCTCTCCTCCCATTTCACTCCCCCTCATCTCTTTCACACAAACTACTATAGGCTCCTCTTATTTTACCTGTTCGTTTTCATGCATGCCAGCCTCACTGAGTTTTCAAAACCTACGTAACTTTCCCATTAGCAGGTATAAAAATGTCATATCGGTACGATACTGTGAATACTTTTATATAACCTTTTACAGGTTGGTTTAAGCCAAGTCGGCAAGAGTGGGGGTTTCCATGAGTACATCCGATAATCGCAAGGATTATTCTTTGCCACCTTTTAAAGTGGAATACCGCAGTGAAAACGCAGACGAGCATCTCGCCGGTCACCTTGCCCAGCGCTTTCGCTTAAATCGGTTCGATGACGACCTTGTCATTGTATGTATTGGGACAGACCGTTCTACTGGTGATGCTCTAGGCCCATTAGTAGGAACCAAGCTCATCGCGCAGTCACCTCGTTTTTTGCAAGTGTACGGAACGCTTGAGGATCCTGTACACGCCATGAATCTTAAGGAAAAGTTAGAGCTCATCCAGGCGAATCATCCGACAGCTACACTTATTGCGGTCGATGCCTGTTTAGGTCAATTTAGCCACGTCGGAAACATCAATGTGATGAATGGTCCACTAAAACCAGGGGCTGGTGTTAAAAAAGAGCTGCCTCCTGTTGGTTCCTTCCACATTACCGGGATTGTCAACGTAGGAGGATTCATGGAGTATTTTGTCCTTCAAAATACCCGCCTCTCCATCGTCATGAACATGGCAGATACCATAGCTTCCGGACTGGCAAAAGCCGTAACACTGGCTTCTACGCCTAGTCGATTCGATAGTGTCTTATATGATTGACCGTTTCTTTCTGCAAAAGGTTCCATCCCTCTTTAGAAAACTTACTTTTTGATCTGTTCTCTCCCTCAACGGATGACAGGTCTATTTTTTTACGTGTAAATCGTCAGGCACTTTTCGATCACTTGGGCACTGATCGGTGTTGGCGCTACGCTTTCCCCATCTGCATGGACAGGTAGCTGTCCCGCTGTATGTATCGTTACATGCTTTCCCCTATAAAAGCGGACACCCGGATGATGACGGTGAGCTCCTGTGAATATTTTCGGAAAAGCAGCTAACAATCCGAGCCGACTCATACCACTTACTACGCAAATATCCGCAATTCCATCGTCCGGTATAGCATCGGGACAAATTAGCATTCCGCCTCCGTAATTCGGAATATTGGCAGCGACAACTAGCCAGGCAGCCTCTAAACGAGCCTCAATACCATCAACGTTCAGTACGATGTCACGTGGCTGATACGTACATACGACGCGAATCACCGATATAATGTAGGCAAGTGCTCCTAACCTGTACCCATTCAGCCAAGCTTTGTACACAGCTTGATCCGTTACCTTTGCTACCTGTGCATCGAATCCGGCCCCGATTGAATTCGCAGCTACTTCCCCATTCAATAAAATCAGATCGATTCGCTTTTCCCCTTTTTCCGACAGAATTCGCTCTAATGCCTGTAACGGTTTCATCGGAATTCCATGTCCGCGAGCGAAATCATTCCCGGAACCAGCCGGCACCAATCCAAATCGGCAATCTTGTTTCGAATCGTATATCCCATTTATCACGCCTCGGACAGTTCCATCCCCTCCGACAGCAATGATTGTTTTTACTCCCTCTTTTTGAATCAGCTCTTTTGATAATTTTTTGTCGTCCCCCTCTCCTGATGTCAACCTGACATGAAAAGGCGCTCCCAGACATCGTAGCGTCGGCTCAATTTGCCTCCATACTTTCAACCCTGTGCCATTACCCGATACAGGATTGACGATAACACCCAACATAATCATTCTCTCCCCAACTTGCTGTCGTACGCTACTGTCACGTCCCAATTATCCATCCTTGCTCGCAAATTAAGTTTTTGTATCATATTATCGCATGCTATTTTTATCGATGATAGTTGATTTTTCATAAAAAAAGACTCCTCCCGAAGGAAGAGCCTCTGTACCAACTATGAAAACAGCTTTGAAACCCAATCGATAAAGGGAACACCGACTGCTGCGATCACTAATGCTGGCATCATGTTGGCTACCCTGATCTGTTTGATCTCCAAAACGTTTAACCCAATGGCAATAATCATCAAGCCACCTACCGCCGTTACTTCTACCAGGATCGCATTCAGCATCGTTTCGCTCACCACACTGTAAATGCTTGTAGATAATAACGCAATCATGCCTTGATATAAAAACACGGGTACTGCCGAAAAGATGACACCGATTCCTAGTGTTGATGCAAAAATGATCGCAGAGAATCCGTCTAGCATTGCTTTCATAAACAGTACTTCGTGATTGTTACGCAAACCACTGTCCAATGAACCGAGTACAGCCATGGCTCCAATACAGTACACCAGCGTCCCCGTGATAAAACCAGTGGCGATACTCCCTTGGCTCCCCCCGACTTTCCTCTCCAGCCAGTGCCCCAGATTGTTTAAGCCTTTTTCAATCCCAATCCATTCACCTATTACTGTTCCTAGCACAATACTGATAATCACGAGTAAAAAGTTATCCG
The window above is part of the Brevibacillus brevis NBRC 100599 genome. Proteins encoded here:
- the yyaC gene encoding spore protease YyaC, translating into MSTSDNRKDYSLPPFKVEYRSENADEHLAGHLAQRFRLNRFDDDLVIVCIGTDRSTGDALGPLVGTKLIAQSPRFLQVYGTLEDPVHAMNLKEKLELIQANHPTATLIAVDACLGQFSHVGNINVMNGPLKPGAGVKKELPPVGSFHITGIVNVGGFMEYFVLQNTRLSIVMNMADTIASGLAKAVTLASTPSRFDSVLYD
- a CDS encoding single-stranded DNA-binding protein; protein product: MNKVILIGNLTKDPELRYTPNGVAVATFTVAVNRPRTNQAGERETDFINIVAWQKLADLCASYLRKGRQAAIEGRMQTRSYDNKEGKKVYVTEVVAENVQFLGGRGNESGGDNPGYDPGPGMGGGNKPSGQRNNDYDPFGDPFASAGKPINISDDDLPF
- the pepF gene encoding oligoendopeptidase F is translated as MKKQVFASVTALAIALSTVSVPFIPYSTQAVALAAEKPSYQTRAEIPDAYKWKLDDIYPTVKEWEKDVAKVESLANAFTKHKGKLGTSSATMQAAFDDYVELMRLNDKAYVYANMSLDVNSANPDLQKLGDRAEKMSTLVTEKTSWVQPEIVAIPDGKIKSLLSKKELEPYKLFIEDMLRTKPYSLSADMEQLLAKSSPLGGAPTNIYSMLSKDVRFPKIKDETGKEVQLTRANFISYMESKDQNVRREAFKAYYGALIDFQDSFASTLAAKVKGDNFYAAVRNYDSALEASLTPNNVPTKVYDELIDTVNDNLPLLHRYISLKKKMLGVKELHMYDIYVPIVPSDDKYISFDEGKKIVVNGLGVMGDDYVKAMSDGLDGGWVDVYSTDDKRTGAYQWGAYDTHPYVLLNHQGTLDDVYTIAHEMGHAMQSYYTNKNQPYISSNYPTFTAEVASTMNETLLFKSMYAKAKTKEEKMYLLNHYLENFRSTLFRQTQFAEFERAIHEKEQAGESLNAEAIKKIYLDINKKYYGKDMVSDEEIGMEWARVSHFYNYKYYVYQYSTSFAAAQALAKQIMDEGQPAVDRVRKNFLEAGNSAPPIEVLKAAGVDMSTSQPIEQAMEIFEETLNELEKLVNEK
- a CDS encoding mechanosensitive ion channel family protein, which encodes MKQAGFFERIYAQVHAYMTDADMWVNIGMAVLKIVAIILLSRIVVSVVQSGVNKVFQHRHGSKIQMDQRRVDTMRVLVNHIVQYGIYFLAILMILQLLGIDLRPVLVSAGVLGLAVGFGAQSLVRDIITGFFIIFEDQFAVGDVVTINNLTGTVQEIGLRITKVRSWTGEVHIFPNGTINQVTNFSLQNTLAVVDVSVAYEEDLNQVESVLKEVLASAQTELTDIVAEPQILGVHALGPSEVIIRVTAECKPNTHHGVNRNLRAKIRTELTNRGIQIPYPKIVAVSGKGTV
- a CDS encoding DUF3343 domain-containing protein, with amino-acid sequence MGGETVLIAFDSTQQALRAEMLLEYEDIEIDTRPTPKEITAGCALSIEFPLSDYLRAKAIMMEQQVVIRGYFRQFFGQYSEVDESGEQKEREE
- a CDS encoding Ig-like domain-containing protein produces the protein MKKMSVRWLQWVVVLALFLLPSQGVWAKSANEWGVRISPADKSAEIDPNQIITLTFSGPVSLKNGQELSDKSGLSIISLTDAKKKKVRFTAKWNKTDRSMTIDPEGNLEAGASYRVSLLAKKVKDQRGNLNPELASTFQTKKPVDNIAPQAVILPGHGAKNVKLQDKVTLQFAEEITLVDGGALSSKTAGPLVRVTDEKGTVVPHTITWNKSKRMLSVKPKGKWQPHTRYQVSLIAGLVKDTAGNLNQAQWITFQTGSK
- a CDS encoding DUF554 domain-containing protein, which translates into the protein MILLGTLVNAGAIILGALLGRMLKRIPESMRQTVMQGIALAVFILGIKMCLGSDNFLLVIISIVLGTVIGEWIGIEKGLNNLGHWLERKVGGSQGSIATGFITGTLVYCIGAMAVLGSLDSGLRNNHEVLFMKAMLDGFSAIIFASTLGIGVIFSAVPVFLYQGMIALLSTSIYSVVSETMLNAILVEVTAVGGLMIIAIGLNVLEIKQIRVANMMPALVIAAVGVPFIDWVSKLFS
- the rpsF gene encoding 30S ribosomal protein S6, which encodes MRQYEVMYVLRPDLEEEKVKSNVARYSDVVTNYGGEISKLQEMGKRRLAYEINKFREGYYVLMNFKANSDAVAEAERLMKINDDVIRFMFVRDEK
- the ychF gene encoding redox-regulated ATPase YchF, with amino-acid sequence MGASCGIVGLPNVGKSTLFNAITQAGAESANYPFCTIDPNVGIVEVPDERLEKLTQIVVPNKVVPTAFEFVDIAGLVKGASRGEGLGNQFLGHIREVDAIAHVVRCFEDENITHVAGRVDPLSDIETINLELIFADLDSVDRRIDRIARKVKSGDKESKQELDVLEKLKAAFEEGQSARSVELDDEERKWIRDLHLLTIKPMLYVCNVAEDGINDADNNPHVQTVRQHAASEGAEVVVISAKVEAEIAELEGEDKEMFLEELGLTESGLDRLIRAAYKLLGLVTYFTAGVQEVRAWTIRQGTKAPGAAGVIHTDFERGFIRAEVIAYDHLVDAGSVAVARERGKYRLEGKEYVVADGDVMHFRFNV
- a CDS encoding YjcZ family sporulation protein, with translation MGIFNGFDDFALILVLFILLVIVGCDCN
- a CDS encoding diacylglycerol/lipid kinase family protein — translated: MLGVIVNPVSGNGTGLKVWRQIEPTLRCLGAPFHVRLTSGEGDDKKLSKELIQKEGVKTIIAVGGDGTVRGVINGIYDSKQDCRFGLVPAGSGNDFARGHGIPMKPLQALERILSEKGEKRIDLILLNGEVAANSIGAGFDAQVAKVTDQAVYKAWLNGYRLGALAYIISVIRVVCTYQPRDIVLNVDGIEARLEAAWLVVAANIPNYGGGMLICPDAIPDDGIADICVVSGMSRLGLLAAFPKIFTGAHRHHPGVRFYRGKHVTIHTAGQLPVHADGESVAPTPISAQVIEKCLTIYT
- a CDS encoding DUF951 domain-containing protein, whose product is MERKQFGLGDVVQMKKPHPCGTNAWKVIRMGMDVRIKCTGCDHSVMIGRLEFERKLKKILIRAEEEPQA
- a CDS encoding NAD(P)-dependent oxidoreductase; the protein is MKLLLLGATGRVGSHILDYALKDGHEITALVRSADKLLHLAAENLRVLTGNVLDQKDVASAMRGVDAVISALGTDKATTLSEGTPYIIEAMRREGVSRIITVGTAGILQSRVSPDLLRYQSSESRQKLTRAAEEHHKAYSLLEQSELDWTIVCPTYLPDGEYTGTYRVEAHQLPVDGMQISVPDTAEFTYQQLSRSEYIRARVGIAY